A single Chlamydia suis DNA region contains:
- a CDS encoding superoxide dismutase, which yields MVFSSYMLPDLPYDYDALEPVISAEIMQLHHQKHHQGYINNLNEALKNLDVASTTQDLTRLIAVSPALRFNGGGHINHSLFWEMLAPQDKGGGVPPRHELLKLIEKFWGSFDNFLKNFINSSAAVQGSGWGWLAFCPKKQELMIQTTANQDPLEATTGMIPLLGVDVWEHAYYLQYKNVRLDYLKSFPRIINWDYIENRFVEMSKQ from the coding sequence ATGGTTTTTTCTTCTTACATGCTCCCCGACTTACCCTATGATTACGACGCTTTAGAGCCTGTGATTAGCGCGGAAATTATGCAACTCCATCATCAAAAGCATCATCAAGGGTATATAAATAATTTGAATGAAGCTTTGAAAAATCTAGATGTGGCTAGTACTACTCAAGATCTAACGAGATTGATTGCAGTCAGCCCGGCTTTGCGTTTCAATGGCGGAGGGCATATTAATCATTCTCTATTTTGGGAGATGCTAGCTCCACAAGACAAAGGAGGAGGGGTTCCGCCTCGCCATGAGTTGCTGAAATTAATAGAAAAATTTTGGGGCTCTTTTGACAATTTTTTAAAAAATTTTATTAATTCTTCTGCTGCAGTACAGGGATCCGGTTGGGGATGGCTAGCTTTTTGTCCCAAAAAACAGGAACTTATGATACAGACCACAGCAAACCAGGATCCTCTAGAGGCGACAACAGGGATGATCCCTCTCCTCGGAGTAGATGTATGGGAGCACGCGTACTATCTTCAATACAAAAATGTAAGATTGGATTATCTCAAAAGTTTCCCGAGAATAATTAATTGGGATTATATAGAGAATCGTTTTGTGGAAATGAGTAAACAATAA
- a CDS encoding phospho-sugar mutase: MNFPRKKIEGMFDPQTARNILSWLEDDTCDSSVVLDLLERAPEKLNELFGDTLTFGTAGLRSLMGIGTNRLNVFTIRRATQSLAQVLKQRYPDEKISVVVGYDTRHHSFEFGQETAKVLAGNGIQAYLFRIPEPLALVSYSVRELQAKAGVMITASHNPPSYNGYKVYMSTGGQVLPPMDQEIVKEFKMIDRVLAVKTIEHPDIHLIQEEIEANYEATLHQLQLCEEDNRQHGSLLRISYSPLHGTGVTMVPRILRSWGFSSVFLVEKQMIPDGDFPTVVLPNPEDPEALELGIQQMVDQGDDLLIATDPDSDRIGVVSLEEEGPYRFNGNQIACLLAAHILSKKSQKSSLGAEDKVVKSLVTTELLTSITESYGGSVVNVGAGFKYIGEKIESWRFGMERFIFGAEESYGYLYGSHVEDKDAMIAAALIAEAALQQKLQGRTLRDALLELYEIHGYYANRTESIDFSMEQANQKKELLECWETQDPLQMSLSGRKLVAVENYKTGEGQDLVTGITYKLTLPKMSMLCFYYEGAGRVIVRPSGTEPKIKLYFELKHNFSNFSDDRLVREAREKESFEVLDDFIEKAKKRLFRF; the protein is encoded by the coding sequence ATGAATTTTCCAAGAAAAAAAATAGAAGGGATGTTTGATCCTCAAACAGCTAGGAATATTCTCTCTTGGTTAGAGGATGATACTTGCGATAGCTCTGTAGTTTTGGATTTGCTAGAGCGTGCTCCCGAAAAATTAAACGAATTGTTTGGGGATACTTTAACTTTTGGGACGGCTGGTTTGCGAAGCCTTATGGGGATAGGAACCAATAGGTTGAATGTATTTACCATCCGAAGGGCCACGCAAAGTTTAGCTCAGGTGCTTAAGCAACGCTATCCTGATGAGAAAATCAGTGTTGTTGTGGGATATGATACGCGACATCATTCTTTCGAGTTTGGGCAGGAGACGGCTAAAGTCCTTGCTGGCAATGGCATTCAAGCTTATCTGTTTCGAATTCCAGAGCCTTTAGCTCTTGTTTCTTATTCTGTGAGAGAACTTCAGGCCAAAGCTGGAGTTATGATCACAGCATCCCATAACCCTCCTTCTTACAACGGCTACAAGGTATATATGTCGACGGGAGGGCAGGTTCTGCCTCCGATGGATCAAGAAATTGTGAAAGAATTTAAAATGATTGATCGGGTGCTTGCTGTGAAAACCATAGAGCATCCTGACATTCATTTGATTCAAGAGGAAATAGAGGCGAATTATGAAGCTACTTTGCATCAATTACAGTTATGCGAAGAGGATAATCGTCAGCATGGTTCGCTGTTGCGGATAAGCTATTCTCCTCTACATGGTACTGGAGTAACAATGGTCCCGAGGATATTAAGAAGTTGGGGGTTTTCTTCAGTTTTCTTAGTCGAAAAGCAGATGATTCCAGACGGAGACTTTCCTACGGTCGTTCTTCCTAATCCCGAAGATCCAGAAGCTTTAGAGCTGGGTATCCAGCAGATGGTGGATCAAGGGGATGATTTGTTGATTGCTACGGATCCTGATTCAGACAGAATTGGCGTAGTTTCCTTGGAGGAAGAAGGTCCCTATCGATTTAATGGTAACCAGATAGCCTGCTTATTGGCAGCGCACATTTTAAGTAAAAAATCTCAGAAATCTTCTTTAGGAGCTGAAGATAAGGTAGTAAAAAGCCTTGTAACCACAGAGCTTTTGACATCAATTACTGAGTCTTATGGAGGAAGTGTTGTCAATGTGGGGGCAGGATTTAAATACATAGGTGAAAAAATAGAATCGTGGCGCTTCGGTATGGAGCGATTTATTTTTGGAGCGGAGGAATCGTATGGGTATTTGTATGGTTCTCATGTAGAAGATAAAGATGCCATGATTGCTGCGGCGCTCATTGCCGAAGCGGCTTTACAGCAAAAATTACAAGGACGTACGTTACGAGATGCGCTGCTGGAGCTTTACGAGATCCATGGATACTATGCTAACCGAACAGAGTCTATAGATTTTTCTATGGAACAGGCCAATCAAAAGAAAGAGCTGTTGGAATGTTGGGAAACTCAGGATCCCCTCCAAATGTCTTTATCAGGACGGAAGCTTGTAGCCGTTGAAAATTACAAAACAGGAGAAGGGCAAGATTTAGTCACAGGCATCACATACAAATTGACTTTGCCAAAGATGTCGATGCTTTGTTTTTATTATGAAGGAGCGGGTAGAGTGATTGTGCGTCCTTCAGGAACAGAGCCAAAAATAAAACTATACTTTGAGTTGAAACACAATTTTTCTAATTTTTCAGATGATCGTTTGGTTCGAGAGGCTCGAGAGAAAGAAAGTTTTGAGGTTTTAGACGACTTTATTGAAAAAGCTAAAAAACGCCTTTTTCGCTTCTAG
- a CDS encoding DUF5070 domain-containing protein gives MRAVLHLEHKRYFQNHGNILFEKIAPVSDCKKLEAELKLFLEEVAVAKDRLLQRWRENVFRSLPGVQAIVKKARLDKFAAELTHRSRVALVKDLWMLTEEEMQFSDCDCAVLLCLSGEKAGWGLFFTGEYPSGVLEWDSGASAIVLGFSSAGFPN, from the coding sequence ATGAGGGCTGTTTTACACTTAGAGCATAAGCGTTATTTTCAAAACCACGGGAATATCTTGTTTGAAAAGATAGCTCCGGTTTCCGATTGTAAGAAGTTGGAGGCTGAGTTAAAGTTATTCTTGGAGGAGGTTGCTGTTGCTAAGGATAGGCTTCTTCAACGCTGGAGAGAAAATGTTTTCCGCTCTCTTCCCGGAGTTCAGGCTATTGTGAAGAAAGCTCGTTTAGATAAGTTTGCTGCTGAGCTCACTCATCGTTCTAGAGTTGCTTTAGTTAAAGATCTTTGGATGCTAACTGAAGAAGAGATGCAGTTTAGTGATTGTGATTGCGCCGTTTTGCTCTGTTTATCGGGGGAAAAGGCAGGCTGGGGTCTCTTTTTCACAGGAGAATATCCTTCGGGGGTTCTTGAGTGGGATTCAGGAGCTTCAGCTATTGTTCTTGGGTTTTCTTCGGCCGGCTTCCCCAACTAG
- the rnc gene encoding ribonuclease III yields the protein MEHTVDIQAVESKLNFIFSHPRLLITALTHPSYRNEFPSVSEDSERLEFLGDAVLGLVVTEHLFLLFPALNEGLLSTTRSALVNAEACFGYTQKLDLGEHLLIGRGEKMQSERGKISAYANLFEAVLGAVYLDGGLSPVRQIVVPLLPDKEAISPLMLVNPKNRLQQLTQQTLKVLPTYTALPWSSENGTPGYHVQVFVNEEIWGEGFAGSKKEAEKLAAKQALSKHDNKN from the coding sequence ATGGAGCACACTGTCGATATTCAGGCTGTAGAATCTAAATTAAATTTTATTTTTTCTCACCCTCGCCTTCTCATTACAGCCCTAACTCACCCTTCGTATCGGAATGAATTTCCTTCTGTCAGTGAAGATAGCGAGCGCTTAGAATTTCTCGGCGACGCTGTTTTGGGACTAGTTGTTACAGAACACCTTTTTCTCCTATTCCCCGCATTAAATGAAGGGCTGTTATCAACAACAAGATCCGCCTTAGTCAATGCTGAAGCCTGTTTTGGATATACGCAAAAATTAGACTTAGGAGAGCATCTCTTAATTGGCCGCGGAGAAAAAATGCAAAGTGAGCGAGGAAAAATTTCTGCTTATGCCAATCTCTTCGAAGCAGTTTTAGGTGCTGTTTACCTAGATGGGGGCCTATCTCCTGTCCGACAAATCGTCGTCCCTCTTCTACCCGATAAAGAGGCTATCTCGCCTCTTATGCTTGTTAATCCTAAAAATCGCTTACAACAACTTACACAACAAACATTGAAAGTTCTCCCCACCTATACAGCTTTACCCTGGTCTTCAGAAAACGGCACGCCAGGATATCATGTACAGGTTTTTGTTAACGAAGAAATCTGGGGAGAAGGCTTTGCAGGGTCAAAAAAAGAAGCAGAAAAATTAGCAGCTAAACAGGCTTTATCAAAACATGACAACAAAAACTAA
- the radA gene encoding DNA repair protein RadA: MTTKTKTQWGCTTCGSYSPKWLGQCPGCLNWNTLVEEKLPYKPNTSSLPSSTAPIPLNTVEFQEEIRLHTRAPGWNRLLGGGTVRGSLTLLGGEPGIGKSTLLLQISSQFAQQGYSVLYVCGEESVSQTSLRAQRLNISSSNIFLFPETNLDDIKRQITNLNPDILVIDSIQIIFSPSLSSAPGSVAQVRETTAELMHLAKQKQITTFIIGHVTKSGEIAGPRILEHLVDTVLYFEGNAHANYRMIRSVKNRFGPTNELLILAMETNGLREVENPSGLFLQEKIVETTGSTIIPIVEGSETLLVEMQALVSSSPFSNPVRKTSGFDPNRFSLLLAVLEKRANVKLYTSDVFLSIAGGLKISQPSADLGAVLSVVSSLYNRFLPKNYTYTGEIGLGGEIRHVTHIESRIKESILMGFKGIVLPFGQMKGLPEEFLDQIDIIGVKTIKDAVRLLQ; encoded by the coding sequence ATGACAACAAAAACTAAAACACAATGGGGTTGTACGACATGCGGCTCTTATTCTCCAAAATGGCTAGGACAATGTCCCGGGTGTCTTAACTGGAATACTTTGGTCGAAGAAAAACTTCCTTATAAACCAAACACCTCGTCCCTACCCAGCTCCACAGCCCCAATACCTCTAAACACTGTAGAATTTCAGGAAGAGATCCGACTGCATACTCGTGCTCCAGGATGGAATCGCCTTCTTGGAGGAGGGACTGTTCGCGGTAGTTTAACCCTGCTAGGAGGAGAGCCCGGTATTGGAAAATCCACCCTATTGCTTCAAATTTCTTCTCAATTTGCCCAACAAGGCTATTCAGTATTGTATGTTTGTGGGGAAGAATCCGTGTCCCAAACTTCATTACGCGCACAACGACTAAACATCTCTAGCAGCAATATTTTTCTATTCCCAGAAACAAACTTAGACGATATCAAACGACAGATCACAAATCTTAATCCAGATATCTTAGTCATAGATTCTATTCAGATCATTTTTTCTCCATCGCTAAGCTCTGCTCCAGGATCTGTTGCCCAAGTCCGGGAGACCACAGCAGAACTTATGCATCTCGCGAAACAAAAACAGATAACGACCTTTATTATTGGGCACGTTACCAAATCAGGAGAGATCGCAGGACCTCGTATTCTTGAACATTTAGTAGATACAGTTCTTTATTTCGAAGGCAATGCACATGCCAATTATCGCATGATCCGCTCCGTCAAAAACCGCTTCGGCCCAACTAACGAGCTACTGATTCTTGCCATGGAGACGAATGGATTGCGTGAAGTAGAAAATCCTTCGGGACTTTTTTTACAAGAAAAAATTGTAGAAACAACCGGCTCTACCATTATTCCTATTGTAGAGGGATCAGAAACGCTTCTTGTCGAAATGCAAGCGCTTGTTTCCTCATCTCCATTCTCAAACCCCGTACGAAAAACTTCTGGATTTGACCCCAACCGATTCTCTTTGCTCTTAGCGGTTTTAGAAAAAAGAGCCAATGTTAAATTATACACTTCCGATGTCTTTCTCTCTATAGCAGGAGGTTTAAAAATCTCACAACCTTCAGCAGATTTGGGAGCGGTGCTATCGGTCGTTTCTTCCCTATATAATCGCTTTTTACCTAAAAACTATACCTATACTGGGGAAATCGGACTGGGAGGGGAGATTCGGCACGTTACACACATAGAATCCCGCATAAAAGAGAGTATTCTTATGGGATTTAAAGGCATTGTTCTGCCTTTCGGGCAAATGAAAGGTTTACCTGAAGAATTTTTGGATCAAATTGACATTATTGGAGTAAAAACAATCAAAGATGCTGTCCGCTTATTACAATAA
- a CDS encoding hydroxymethylbilane synthase, translating to MLSAYYNNPFLADFCLGRLPLRLASRQSPLAVLQAHECLRKLQAFFPRLWGRVITTATQGDLDQHTPLHAVENTGFFTDDVDLLVLLGECDLGIHSAKDLPENPQASVVAITASIDPRDVLVFHEKYLSIPLPLQLRIGSSSARRKELLSSLYPSATIMDLRGTIQTRLKLLKQQKFDAIVMANAAVSRLGLRLPCTKILPPPYHPLQGRLAITACQHIASWKNLFLLCKITEDIEMLCMFNKNSFAHKNC from the coding sequence ATGCTGTCCGCTTATTACAATAACCCTTTTTTAGCTGATTTTTGTCTAGGGCGCCTTCCTTTGCGTTTGGCATCGCGGCAGTCTCCGCTTGCAGTTTTACAAGCCCATGAATGCTTAAGAAAACTTCAAGCCTTTTTCCCTCGGTTATGGGGAAGAGTGATCACAACAGCAACACAAGGAGATCTTGATCAACACACTCCCTTACATGCTGTAGAAAATACAGGTTTTTTCACAGATGATGTTGATCTTCTTGTTCTATTAGGAGAATGTGATCTCGGCATACATTCAGCCAAAGACCTTCCTGAAAATCCCCAAGCTTCGGTTGTTGCTATTACAGCGAGCATTGATCCTCGAGACGTCCTCGTCTTTCATGAAAAATATCTTTCTATTCCACTCCCCCTCCAATTACGCATCGGGAGCTCCTCTGCTCGTAGAAAAGAACTCCTTTCCTCGCTATATCCATCTGCCACGATCATGGATCTGCGTGGAACCATTCAAACTCGCCTAAAGCTTCTCAAACAACAAAAATTTGATGCTATCGTCATGGCTAATGCTGCGGTGTCACGACTAGGATTGCGCCTTCCTTGCACCAAAATCCTCCCTCCTCCCTACCATCCTCTTCAAGGGCGTCTAGCTATTACTGCATGCCAGCACATAGCAAGCTGGAAAAACTTATTTTTACTTTGTAAAATAACAGAAGATATCGAGATGCTTTGTATGTTTAACAAAAACTCCTTTGCACACAAAAATTGTTAA
- the pknD gene encoding serine/threonine-protein kinase PknD, with protein sequence MQRYELISLIGRGGMGEVYLAYDKACSRRVALKKIREDLSGNPLLTKRFLREAKIAADLIHPGIVPVYSICNEGGIVYYTMPYIEGFSLKKLLKSVWQKEILSKELEEKTSVKAFLPIFDKICATVEYIHSKGVLHRDLKPDNILLGLFGEVVIVDWGAAIFKHAKELQPEKEGDGFSIFDEENICYSSMTIPGKIVGTPDYMAPESLLGAGASEKTDIYSLGLILYQMLTLAFPYRRKKGRKPPYRDVVLSPIEMAPYRNIPPALSQIAMKAIAVDPAERFSSVQELRKALQPYFQGEPEGTTRSILATKTRECWKYYEPILLSHYLPTLASASAQRYNFMLSDTEVGSSIRIECSVAKSSVQEGVGIFFSPSKEEFYCDYGLWFSAQQEQLSVSLLKNGIEIRKESQSFIPQQSRFTFSIERADNKITVFVDQTLFILHIDYLPSLGKHIGVIIRDFQGISDITLLENIGAVCMSCLSVPDTFLAKKLYDQAASSYRKIRDSFSGRKEGYEAQFRLGMTLLTQIEELGGDLTQALSAFDDLHGEAGGPLEYLGKAVVYQRKGSFVEEIRCLLLALKRYSQHPEIFRIEDYLCFRLYDSLHKHRSEALVFMLIILWFAPEKISIREEERFLQVLHHKQQATLFCRIDKAPLQFRSSKMELFLSFWTGFALFLPELFQRARDLRDYQAIADIFYVVCASGNQEAFSQFSEALASFADEVIFPESLHNQRVSELVLFVKGLAALQNKEYGRAKEFILSAPFTLQLYVLDLFSLRAFIYEEVEPFEDLLQDIYSRATQEERRQVLFYRILVSLWNRDRKQAYKLLNKSFLQNKRKEESSEDLVLWGYYLALTGDQAAVKAHFSRCQCKFGKSTLVGKCIEDDSLNYLEGLVWWEKKMILFQSHFLLRCLNVSPQQYEEYRQAYISMEKSFFG encoded by the coding sequence TTGCAACGGTATGAACTGATTAGTCTGATAGGCCGAGGAGGCATGGGCGAAGTCTATTTGGCCTATGATAAGGCTTGTTCTCGTAGGGTAGCTCTGAAAAAGATTCGAGAGGATCTTAGCGGAAATCCCCTGCTTACAAAACGGTTTCTAAGAGAAGCAAAAATTGCTGCCGACCTCATACATCCTGGGATAGTTCCTGTATATTCCATATGTAATGAGGGCGGAATCGTTTATTACACCATGCCATATATCGAAGGCTTTTCTTTAAAAAAATTGCTAAAGAGCGTGTGGCAGAAGGAGATTCTTTCCAAAGAACTAGAAGAAAAGACTTCTGTTAAGGCTTTTCTCCCCATTTTTGATAAAATTTGTGCCACGGTAGAATATATTCACTCTAAGGGAGTTTTGCATCGGGATTTGAAGCCCGATAATATTTTGCTGGGTTTGTTTGGAGAAGTCGTTATTGTTGACTGGGGAGCGGCTATATTTAAGCATGCTAAAGAGTTGCAGCCAGAAAAAGAAGGGGATGGCTTTTCTATTTTTGATGAAGAGAATATTTGTTATTCTAGCATGACGATTCCCGGTAAAATTGTGGGAACGCCTGATTATATGGCTCCTGAAAGCTTATTAGGAGCGGGGGCTTCAGAAAAGACCGATATTTATTCATTAGGGCTGATTCTCTATCAAATGTTGACGTTAGCTTTTCCTTATCGAAGGAAAAAAGGTCGGAAGCCCCCTTATAGGGACGTTGTTTTATCGCCTATAGAGATGGCTCCCTATCGCAACATTCCTCCAGCTCTGTCTCAAATTGCTATGAAGGCCATAGCTGTTGATCCTGCAGAAAGGTTCTCTTCGGTTCAAGAGTTGCGTAAGGCTTTACAACCTTATTTTCAAGGGGAGCCGGAAGGGACGACAAGGTCCATTTTAGCGACTAAAACTAGAGAGTGTTGGAAATATTACGAACCTATTTTACTTTCCCACTATTTACCAACATTAGCCAGTGCTTCGGCTCAGAGGTATAATTTTATGCTTTCTGATACAGAAGTGGGCTCCTCTATTCGTATCGAATGTTCGGTAGCAAAAAGCTCTGTCCAAGAGGGGGTTGGGATTTTTTTCTCTCCTTCTAAGGAAGAGTTTTATTGTGATTATGGATTATGGTTCTCTGCTCAACAAGAACAGCTCTCAGTTTCTCTTCTCAAAAATGGAATAGAGATCAGAAAAGAGTCTCAGAGCTTTATCCCTCAACAGTCCCGTTTTACTTTTTCGATAGAAAGAGCGGATAATAAGATTACAGTCTTTGTTGATCAAACTTTGTTTATCTTGCACATAGATTATCTTCCTAGTTTAGGGAAGCATATAGGTGTCATTATCCGAGATTTTCAGGGCATTAGTGATATCACGCTGTTGGAAAATATTGGGGCTGTGTGCATGAGCTGTCTGTCGGTCCCCGATACCTTTCTTGCAAAGAAATTATACGACCAAGCGGCGAGTTCCTATCGCAAAATCCGAGATTCTTTTTCTGGAAGAAAAGAGGGCTATGAAGCGCAGTTTCGTTTGGGTATGACTTTATTGACTCAGATAGAAGAGCTGGGGGGAGATTTAACACAAGCTCTTAGCGCCTTCGATGATTTGCATGGAGAAGCTGGAGGTCCATTAGAATATCTTGGAAAAGCTGTAGTTTACCAGCGGAAGGGAAGTTTTGTAGAAGAGATAAGATGTTTGCTTTTAGCCTTAAAAAGATATTCCCAACATCCCGAAATTTTCAGAATTGAGGACTACCTCTGTTTCCGTTTGTACGATAGTCTGCATAAACACCGTAGTGAAGCTTTGGTTTTTATGTTGATAATTTTATGGTTTGCCCCGGAAAAGATTAGCATTCGAGAGGAAGAGCGTTTCCTTCAGGTATTGCATCATAAACAACAAGCAACCCTGTTCTGCCGGATAGATAAGGCGCCTTTACAGTTTAGGTCCTCTAAAATGGAGTTGTTTCTTAGCTTCTGGACAGGATTTGCTTTATTTCTTCCTGAATTGTTTCAAAGAGCAAGAGATTTGCGGGATTATCAAGCCATTGCCGATATCTTTTATGTTGTATGTGCTTCGGGCAATCAGGAGGCCTTTTCACAATTCTCAGAAGCGTTAGCAAGTTTTGCTGATGAAGTCATTTTCCCAGAATCTTTGCATAATCAGAGAGTCTCTGAATTAGTACTGTTTGTCAAGGGATTGGCGGCTTTGCAGAATAAGGAGTATGGGCGAGCAAAGGAGTTTATATTATCAGCTCCTTTTACTCTCCAGTTATATGTTTTGGATTTATTTAGTCTGCGGGCTTTTATCTATGAAGAGGTAGAGCCTTTTGAGGATTTGTTACAGGATATTTATAGTCGTGCTACTCAAGAAGAGCGCAGGCAGGTTTTGTTTTATAGGATACTAGTTTCTCTATGGAATAGAGATAGGAAGCAAGCTTACAAATTATTAAACAAATCATTCCTTCAAAACAAGAGAAAGGAAGAATCTTCCGAAGATTTAGTCCTTTGGGGGTATTATTTAGCTTTAACAGGGGATCAAGCTGCTGTTAAAGCGCATTTTTCGCGTTGTCAATGTAAATTCGGAAAATCCACTTTGGTAGGAAAATGTATAGAGGACGATTCATTGAACTACTTAGAGGGACTTGTATGGTGGGAGAAGAAAATGATTTTGTTTCAAAGCCATTTCTTACTTCGTTGCTTAAATGTTTCGCCACAACAATATGAAGAGTACCGACAAGCTTATATCTCTATGGAAAAAAGTTTCTTTGGGTGA